The Watersipora subatra chromosome 7, tzWatSuba1.1, whole genome shotgun sequence genomic interval atatatatacatatacatatatttatacatatatatatacatatatatatatatatatatatatatatatttatatatatatatacatgtaaatgaataCATATACAGCTCTTTATACAAATAACAGAGTTGATACATGAAAAAGGGCAAAAGAGTTAGTATGGTAATAATTGCAACTATCAATTAGATACAATTCTGAATTAATATCAATGCATGCCTGAAAGTTGGATTCCAGAATTGATTCATTTACCACATTGCACTAACATAGTAAGAAACATTCTTTGAGTTATGCTATGTTTTAACCATAAAACTACAATTTAACAAGATAGCCCTGAAAGTTTTAATTAATGCTTTACGCAGCAATATTGCCCTAAAGTTAGTACTATTTCTTACCTCCTCTCCTTTTGATCTTCTAGTGAATTTGTAGAGTCCAATGCCCCATTATTTTGAATAGTTGCGTTTATCAGTTGAAGTTCATTACGTGTAGAGCTTAGTGGTGCCTCCTCTGAGAGGCTATAAAATTAGCAAACAATTAAGACTTATTGATTGTGCCACAAAAAGCTTAAAATACTATAATATTTCATATCTTAACATTGCAATGTCTAACTTTAAGTTATAAATGAGTCAATAGACTATATCTCACCTTGTTTCTCTTTGCTCTTCTATAGAAACTGTAGCTAGATCACTTTGATGAGTAGTGCTTGTCAGCTCAGGGTCATTAGATATAGATGTTGTCTCTGACTCATCTTCAAGACTAAAAAATTCGCAGAAAAATAGTTGATTAATAATGCAATAACAAGTTATCTACGCATTCTTGCAGAGTATATCAGTCATGATTTTAATCACTAAACTGGACACATGGACAGACATAGAAAAATTCCAACActgtgatttatatataaatacatatatagctaAATGTATAGATAAAAACTTGTTACATTAATAAGTGCAGCTACTATTTACATACGCTTTTCAACCAGCCCTAATGTATGCCAAAAGGTTTGATTCCAGCATTGATTATTTTACCACATTGCCTTAATGTATTGTGAAACAGTTTTTGAGTTATGATATGTTGTAACCATAAGgagatataatttaaaaatatagccCTGTAAGTTTTAATTCACACCTTACGCAGCCAAATTCACTCAAggttaatagtattttttaccTTCTGTAGTTTTGATCATTTAGTGAAACTGTAGAGCCAGCGGCTGCATACTTTTGAATAGTTGCGCTGCTGAGTTCAGGCTTATTGTATGTAGAGCTTTTTGGTATTTCATCCGAGACACTATAAAGTTAACAAACAATTAAGACTTATTGATTgtgcaataaaaaataaaatagtataatTCTATCCTAATACAGCAACATCTAACTTTAAGTTATTTAAGAACAGGTAAGCTATGTCTCACCTTGTTTCTCCTTGCTCCTCATGAGAAACTGTAGCTAGATCACTTTGAAAGGTGTTTTTTGTCATCTTATAGGGAGTAGAGATGGAGCTGGTCTCTGCCTCATATGGTAGACTATGAGGTTCATAGATAAAAAAATACTATATTGGTAATGCAATAACAAGTACATCTGCATGCAATAACATGTAATCTCTGTGTCTGTGCTTAATTCATCTGCCATAATAAAGCCTTAAACAGACTATGCTACGATTAGTTGAATCTATAGTCAACTTATGATAAATAATTTCAGCAAAACAGCCATGACCGCAGCATAAGATTAGTGCTACTAATCAAGGCTGGTGTTCACCTTGTCCATGCATCGCTAGCCATCCTAGCTACTGAGATATGCATAAATGTTTCTTCAACTGTAGACCTGTCAAGATAGGACTCAGGTGATTCATCGGTGGTGCTTTCAATTAAGGCCAACTCTTCTGAATATCtaaaacaaagtttaaaaacttttcatgtCAGTTCTTAAGCTTGTGCTTGAGAACAGTTCTCAATGTAGAGCTTATTGGTATTTCATCCGAGACACTATAAAGTTAACAAACGATTAGGACTTTTTGACTGagcaatagaaaataaaacacATGTAGTATAATTCTATCCTAATACAGCAACATCTATCTTTAAGTTATCTATGAACAGGTAAGCTATATTTTACCTTGTTTCTTTTTGCTCGTCATGAGAAACTGTAGCTAGATCACTTTGAAAGGTGTTTTTTGTCATCTTATAGGGATTAGAGATGGAGCTGGTCTCTGCCTCATATGGTAGACTATTAGGTTCATAGATGAAAAATACTATATTGGTAATGCAATAACAAGTACATCTGCATACAATAACATGTAATCTCTGAGTCTGTGCTTAATTCATCTGCCATAATAAAGCGTTAAACAGACTATGCTACGATTAGTTAAATCAATAGCaaacttataataaataatttcagCATAACAGCCACGACTGCAGCATAAGATTAATGCTACTAATGAAGGCTGCTGTTCACCTTGTCCATGCATCGCTAGCCATCCTAGCTACTGAGATATGCATAAATGTTTCTTCAGGTGTAGACCTGTCAAGAAAAGACTCAGCTGATTCATCGGTTGTGCTTTCAATTAAGGTCAAATCTTCTGAATATCtgaaacaaagtttaaaaacttttcatgtCATTTCTCAAGCTATAATATTTTGGCTTTTCTTTTCTAATCCTTTAACAccaaaagtattatttttattaattcttTGTTCATGCAATCACAATTATTGTCATACACACCACGAGCTTATCAAACTAGATTTTAAGAAGCACGATTGTTTTTGCACAAcagtttaataaaaaacaaactttgctGCAAGCCATGATAAATCTtttgaaacta includes:
- the LOC137400427 gene encoding serine-rich adhesin for platelets-like; protein product: MWPGPNGSYVGFKNVESEYEGQNDVDEVELLLWVKEINKDSACPCRAYLIKKLFARYSEDLTLIESTTDESAESFLDRSTPEETFMHISVARMASDAWTRCTCYCITNIVFFIYEPNSLPYEAETSSISNPYKMTKNTFQSDLATVSHDEQKETRYSEELALIESTTDESPESYLDRSTVEETFMHISVARMASDAWTSLPYEAETSSISTPYKMTKNTFQSDLATVSHEEQGETSVSDEIPKSSTYNKPELSSATIQKYAAAGSTVSLNDQNYRSLEDESETTSISNDPELTSTTHQSDLATVSIEEQRETSLSEEAPLSSTRNELQLINATIQNNGALDSTNSLEDQKERSHLEKTETSATPDDSELINTTTQSALATVSLENQEETRSSDYLTLIESTTNGSAESFLDRSTFKETFMDISVTGMVSDRWTSLPDEPMTISISNDSELTNTTFESDLATVSLEEQKETSFSDEEKPSSTHNDDDLTSTTPQSELTPVSSQDQKETNLSDEPSISSTYNELELINTTIQNQCEQ